The Methanospirillum lacunae nucleotide sequence CTGAGGTGACCTGCTGGCCGAACATTTTCTCGACCGCCTTCTTGATCTCCGGTTTGGTTGCATCGCGATCAACCAGAAACTGGAGTTTGCTCTCGTTCTCTACCCCATAGGTTGCCTTTTCAGTTGCATACGGGTACTTCAGAACCATTATTGTTCACCCCCGAGTCTGACAATTGCATCTTCAGTCCAGACAGTCAGACGTGCAGACTGAGTACCTGGAGCGAGGAGTTCTACATTCAGACTATCAACCGGGCAGACATCTACCCCAGAGAGGTTGCGGGCTGCACGCAGTGGTTCGTTTCCGGTTACAATAAGCAGGCTTTTACGCTGTTTGTACCGTCGACCACGCATTTTTCCGCGACCTGCACGGACCTTGCGAGAGCCTTCTGCCTTGAGAACGTCATCATAGACACCGATTGCGCGCAGTGCTGCAATGACATCGCGTGTCTTTCCAAGTGATTCAAACTCATTGGTCAGAACAAACGGAAGAGAGCCTTCAAAGACATGCCCTCGTGACTTGACGAGTTCATCGCTGATAGTTGCCGCAATTGCTGAACTAAGAGCTTTTCTTCTCTCTTTGCGGTTGATGTCGCGTGTCAGAATTTTCTGAACTACAGGCGGATGTGCCTCACGACCACCTTTTGCCTGTGGAACCTTTGCAGCCCGGGAGCTGTTCTTCAGACGTGGAACATGTGATGCACCACGACCACTACCCCAGCCGACGGCTGATTTAGTGATACCTGCATAGACGTATGCACCATGGGGCTGATACCGGTGACTCTGAATCGAGATGACCGCCTTTTTGATTAAATCTGGGCGGTACTCGGACGCAAAGACAGACGGGAGTTCGATCTCATGGTCAACCGAACCTGACAATGATAAAACCTGTGCTTTCATCTAGATCACCCCTGTTTGCTCTGCTGGCTCACGAATTCGACCACCGGCTCGCGGGCCTTGTGCTCACCCTGACGGATTGCATGTCTGATTCTTACAAGACGCTTGCATGGACCAGGGAGTGAACCCTTGATAAGGACATATCTGCTCCGGACTTCGCCGTAGTGCAGGAACCCACCTTCTGGAGTAACATCTGCCCCGTCTTCACCAATCCGGATGAGGCGTTTGTTGTATTCAGTCCGCTGCTGGTATCCCATCTGACCCATCATTGGAACCTGCCACCGTACGTGGTGAGGATTCCATGGTCCGAGTGTACCAACATGGCGTTCTTTGCCACCACGTGAGTGTTTGCGTTTACGGAGGTGAACTCCCCAGCGTTTGACAGGACCCTGGGTACCTTTTCCTTTCGTGATTGCAGTAACATCGGTGTACTGACCAACCTGGAACATCCCACGGATGTCAACATCCTTACCAAGCATGCCGACAGCAAAGTCAAACCGCTCTGCCATACTTCCACCACCAATCCGTGTCTCCATAAGGTCAGGGACCTTCTTTGGGACACCAGTGAGGAGTGCAGGCCGGGTGTAGGTTATTGCAATAACCTCGACAATTTTATCTGCCTCGATAGCTTCGCGAATCTTCTTTTCAGCCTCTTCGCGCTTGTAGTTCTTTGGCAGGTTGATTCTGCGTCCAAGATCAGACTCAAGGTTTTCTGCCCAGATCTCGGTCATTGGATGGTGACCGTAGGTATCTTTGCGGTAAACACGAATTGCAGCAACCTTCATGTCAGGTACTTCTACAACGGTGACCGGAACCATGATGTCCTTGCCTTCATTTGGACTCTTTACATGGTCGTCGACCATAATGACATGAGTCATTCCTACCTTATATCCGGCAAAACCCTGGAGCGCTGGCTCTCCTTCATATGCGGGCCATGCATGATATTTCGGTACCTGGCTCTTCGCCCGTTTCCGCGGGCTGAATGCCAGGGAACCCATGCGGGGTCTGTGTACGTTTGGCATTTTTCTATCAGTCCTTCTGTCTGTATCAGATCATTCAGGCACTATTCGTGACCAAATGATAGTCGATGCAGGATC carries:
- a CDS encoding 50S ribosomal protein L23; translated protein: MVLKYPYATEKATYGVENESKLQFLVDRDATKPEIKKAVEKMFGQQVTSVRTMMTTKGEKKAIIGFTNEKAAEEILSRLGIM
- the rpl4p gene encoding 50S ribosomal protein L4, whose translation is MKAQVLSLSGSVDHEIELPSVFASEYRPDLIKKAVISIQSHRYQPHGAYVYAGITKSAVGWGSGRGASHVPRLKNSSRAAKVPQAKGGREAHPPVVQKILTRDINRKERRKALSSAIAATISDELVKSRGHVFEGSLPFVLTNEFESLGKTRDVIAALRAIGVYDDVLKAEGSRKVRAGRGKMRGRRYKQRKSLLIVTGNEPLRAARNLSGVDVCPVDSLNVELLAPGTQSARLTVWTEDAIVRLGGEQ
- the rpl3p gene encoding 50S ribosomal protein L3, producing MPNVHRPRMGSLAFSPRKRAKSQVPKYHAWPAYEGEPALQGFAGYKVGMTHVIMVDDHVKSPNEGKDIMVPVTVVEVPDMKVAAIRVYRKDTYGHHPMTEIWAENLESDLGRRINLPKNYKREEAEKKIREAIEADKIVEVIAITYTRPALLTGVPKKVPDLMETRIGGGSMAERFDFAVGMLGKDVDIRGMFQVGQYTDVTAITKGKGTQGPVKRWGVHLRKRKHSRGGKERHVGTLGPWNPHHVRWQVPMMGQMGYQQRTEYNKRLIRIGEDGADVTPEGGFLHYGEVRSRYVLIKGSLPGPCKRLVRIRHAIRQGEHKAREPVVEFVSQQSKQG